In the Pseudomonas orientalis genome, one interval contains:
- the ampE gene encoding regulatory signaling modulator protein AmpE, translated as MSFLVLVLAVWIEKFSALRQRLQRDGGWLRELAKLESSPRMGKRPWLILLVLVVLPVALLGLLLLVLEPVAYGLLALPVHVLVVIYSLGRGDLLAGLGPFRDAWRRGDLQAAEHVAERDLKLGADSGEQLLERVQGYLLWQAYQSFFAVIFWYFLLGPVAALAYRLLALASEHSQNPLVAERATQMRHAFDWLPVRLLAASFALVGNFVGVSRVMLHELLSWDISAARLVEKVGLAAAEIPPPVVGAEGITSLDQLWELLLRAAVLWYAGFAIWTVLP; from the coding sequence ATGAGTTTCCTGGTGCTGGTGCTGGCGGTGTGGATCGAGAAGTTCTCGGCCTTGCGTCAGCGGTTGCAGCGCGACGGCGGCTGGCTGCGTGAGCTGGCCAAGCTTGAATCGAGCCCGCGCATGGGCAAGCGGCCCTGGCTGATCCTGCTCGTGCTGGTGGTGCTGCCGGTGGCGCTGCTGGGCTTGCTGCTGCTCGTGCTGGAGCCCGTGGCCTATGGCTTGTTGGCATTGCCGGTGCACGTGCTGGTGGTGATCTACAGCCTGGGCCGTGGCGATCTGTTGGCCGGGTTGGGACCGTTTCGCGATGCGTGGCGTCGTGGGGATCTGCAAGCCGCCGAGCATGTGGCCGAACGTGACCTGAAGCTGGGTGCCGACAGTGGCGAGCAATTGCTCGAGCGGGTGCAAGGCTATTTGCTGTGGCAGGCGTACCAGAGCTTTTTTGCGGTGATTTTCTGGTATTTCCTGCTGGGCCCGGTGGCTGCTCTGGCCTATCGCCTGCTGGCGCTGGCCAGTGAGCACAGCCAGAATCCCTTGGTAGCCGAACGCGCCACGCAAATGCGCCACGCCTTTGACTGGCTGCCGGTGCGCCTGCTGGCGGCGAGCTTTGCCCTGGTGGGCAATTTTGTCGGGGTCAGTCGGGTCATGCTCCACGAATTGCTGAGCTGGGATATCAGCGCTGCACGGCTGGTCGAAAAGGTCGGCCTGGCCGCCGCGGAAATACCGCCGCCGGTGGTGGGCGCCGAAGGTATCACCAGTCTGGATCAGCTGTGGGAACTGCTGCTGCGTGCGGCGGTGTTGTGGTATGCCGGGTTTGCAATCTGGACCGTATTGCCCTGA
- a CDS encoding methyl-accepting chemotaxis protein — translation MSSTAQEVARSAAAAVSSARSVNDETVSGRGLVQSQQGSIARLASEIDESVRVINQLAADSQSISSVLDVIKSIAEQTNLLALNAAIEAARAGEQGRGFAVVADEVRTLARRTQQSTEEIEQMIGRLHSGVGAAVKAMGASHDMANGTVGQSEKVQQALENILGAVGMIVDQNQQIAAAVEQQTTVAHEIDQNIVAIHRAGEHAAQGADQTEAASHQLSQQVMELKQLIGAFRV, via the coding sequence ATGTCTTCCACCGCTCAGGAAGTGGCGCGCAGCGCCGCAGCCGCTGTCAGCAGCGCCCGCAGTGTCAACGATGAAACCGTCAGCGGCCGTGGGCTGGTGCAGTCCCAGCAAGGCAGCATTGCGCGCCTGGCGTCGGAGATCGATGAGTCGGTGCGGGTGATCAACCAGTTGGCTGCCGACAGCCAGTCCATCAGCAGCGTGTTGGACGTGATCAAAAGCATCGCCGAGCAAACCAATTTGCTGGCGCTCAACGCGGCGATCGAGGCCGCGCGCGCCGGCGAGCAGGGGCGGGGTTTTGCGGTGGTGGCCGACGAGGTGCGTACGCTCGCGCGGCGTACCCAGCAGTCCACCGAAGAAATCGAACAGATGATCGGGCGCCTGCACAGTGGCGTCGGCGCAGCGGTCAAGGCCATGGGGGCCAGCCATGACATGGCCAATGGCACGGTAGGGCAGTCGGAAAAAGTCCAGCAAGCCCTGGAGAACATCCTCGGGGCGGTAGGCATGATCGTCGATCAGAACCAGCAGATCGCGGCCGCCGTGGAGCAGCAAACGACGGTCGCCCATGAGATCGATCAGAATATCGTCGCCATCCATCGCGCGGGTGAGCACGCCGCCCAGGGGGCCGACCAGACCGAAGCGGCCAGCCATCAGTTGTCGCAGCAGGTGATGGAATTGAAGCAATTGATTGGCGCGTTTCGCGTGTAG
- the ampD gene encoding 1,6-anhydro-N-acetylmuramyl-L-alanine amidase AmpD has translation MQLDPVSGWLEGIRHCPSPNFNERPAGEVSLLVIHNISLPPGQFDTGKVQEFFQNRLDVTEHVYFEGIVHLRVSAHFLIERDGAVTQFVACRDRAWHAGVSSFDGRDTCNDFSLGIELEGTDDLPFTDAQYQALIELTRQLLAAYPAITLERICGHSDIAPGRKTDPGPAFDWKRFRGALQDGGHKL, from the coding sequence ATGCAGTTGGACCCCGTCAGTGGTTGGTTGGAGGGTATTCGCCATTGCCCTTCGCCCAACTTCAACGAGCGCCCGGCAGGCGAGGTATCGCTGTTGGTGATACATAACATCAGCTTGCCCCCGGGGCAGTTCGACACCGGTAAGGTGCAGGAATTTTTCCAGAATCGCCTGGATGTAACGGAGCACGTCTACTTTGAAGGGATCGTCCACCTACGGGTCTCTGCGCATTTTCTGATTGAGCGCGACGGTGCCGTGACGCAGTTTGTGGCGTGTCGGGACCGGGCCTGGCACGCGGGGGTTTCCAGCTTTGACGGTCGGGACACCTGCAACGATTTTTCGTTGGGCATCGAGCTCGAAGGCACGGACGATCTGCCGTTCACCGATGCCCAGTACCAGGCGCTGATTGAGCTGACGCGCCAGTTGCTTGCAGCCTACCCTGCGATCACCCTTGAACGTATCTGCGGTCACAGCGACATCGCTCCCGGCCGCAAAACCGATCCGGGCCCGGCTTTTGATTGGAAGCGCTTTCGTGGCGCGCTGCAGGATGGAGGACACAAACTATGA
- a CDS encoding TatD family hydrolase: MELIDTHTHLDFADFDADRPQVLAHSRQLGVRRMVVLGVYQRNWQRLWDLVVEDEGLFAAFGLHPVYLDEHRPTDLRELGDWLTRLQGHRQLCAVGEIGLDYFLEHLDRARQQALFEAQLKLAVDFALPALLHVRRSHAAVIATLKRIHLPRGGIVHAFAGSREEAREYIKLGFKLGLGGAATWPQALRMHKVLAQLPLDAVVLETDAPDMAPAMYPGRRNSPQHLPAICSALAERMGISASRLAEASTRNACELFHW, encoded by the coding sequence CACCTGGATTTCGCGGACTTCGACGCTGACCGTCCGCAGGTCCTCGCCCACAGCCGTCAACTCGGCGTGCGGCGCATGGTGGTGCTGGGGGTTTATCAGCGCAATTGGCAACGGTTGTGGGATCTGGTGGTGGAGGATGAAGGCCTTTTCGCCGCCTTCGGCCTGCACCCGGTGTATCTCGATGAGCATCGTCCGACCGATCTGCGGGAATTGGGCGACTGGCTGACGCGCCTGCAGGGCCACCGGCAGCTGTGCGCCGTGGGTGAGATCGGCCTGGATTACTTTCTTGAGCATCTGGACCGAGCGCGCCAGCAAGCGCTGTTCGAAGCCCAGTTGAAACTGGCGGTGGATTTCGCCCTGCCCGCCTTGCTCCACGTACGCCGCAGTCACGCGGCGGTGATCGCCACACTCAAGCGCATCCACCTGCCGCGCGGCGGCATCGTTCATGCGTTCGCCGGCAGCCGGGAAGAAGCCCGCGAGTACATCAAGCTCGGTTTCAAGCTGGGCCTGGGTGGTGCCGCCACCTGGCCGCAGGCCTTGCGCATGCACAAGGTGCTGGCCCAATTGCCGCTGGACGCCGTGGTGCTGGAGACCGACGCGCCCGATATGGCCCCGGCCATGTATCCGGGCCGGCGCAACAGCCCACAACACTTGCCGGCTATCTGCAGCGCCCTGGCCGAGCGGATGGGCATCAGCGCATCACGGCTGGCTGAGGCGAGCACACGCAACGCGTGCGAGCTGTTCCATTGGTAA